TCAAGAAAATGGGAGGGAAAGGGTTATGTGCAAATGATATAACTTACTCTATTTTGATTGATTCATTTTGTAGAAGGGGTGAAATGGATACTGCAATTACTTTTCTAGATAAAATGACTGAAGCAAGAGTAAATTTCACTGTCTATCCCTTTAATTCCATTATTAATGGTTACTGCAAGTTGCGGAATGTGAATGCAGCGAAGTACTTTTTTGACGAGATGACTGACAAAGGATTGACTCCAACAGTGGTGACATATACATCGCTGATAACTGGTTACTGCAATGAAGGAGATTTCCATAAGGCATTTAGATTGTATCATGAGATGACTGGAAAGGGAATTGCTCCAAATACATACACCTTTACTGCGATTATAACAGGTCTCTGTCGGGCAGGTATGATGGTTGAGGCAACAAGATTGTTTGATGAAATGAAAGAAAGAAACGTAATGCCAAATGAGGTCACATACAATGTTATGATCGACGGACATTGTACAGGTGGAAACACATTTAAAGCTTTTAAATTGCTCGATGAAATGGTAGAGAAAGGCCTCGTTCCAGATACATATACCTATAGACCTCTCATAGCTGGTCTTTGTTCTGCAGGCAGGGTATCCGACGCCAAAGAATTCATTGATGAGCTTCACAAAGGTCATCGCAAGTTAAATGAGATGTGTTATGGTGCTCTTCTGCATGGTTATTGCAAAGAAGGAAGATTACGTGATGCAGTGAGTTCTTGTCGTGACATGGTGGCGAGAGGTGTTGATATGGATCTCGTCTGCTATTCGATCCTTATAGACGGAACTATGAGAGAACACGACACTAGAACATTATTCGGCCTTTTGAAGGAGATGCACAGTCATGAATTGAGGCccgataatgtattatatacaAACATGATCGATAGACACAGCAAGGTGGGGAATGTAAAGGAGGCATTAGGCCTTTGGGATATAATGGTCGACGAAGGATGCGTTCCAAATATTATAACTTACACTGCTCTAATAAATGGTTTGTGCAAGGCGGGATTCATGGATAAGGCGGAGCTTCTTTGCAAAGAAATATTGGCTGGCAACGAAGCTCCAAATCACATCACATATGGCTGTTTCCTTGACAGGCTTACTAGGGACGGGGACATGGAGAAAGCTGAACAGCTTCATAATGCAATGCTTAAAGGGCTTTCAGCAAATACCGTTTCATATAATATACTTATCCGAGGCTTTTGTAAATTGGGCAAGATTCGAGAAGCAACCAAACTTCTAAATGGCATGACAGACAATGGGATTTTCCCAGATTGCATCACGTATTCGACGATTATGTATGAGCACTGCAAAAGCGGTAATTTACAGTTAGCTATCGAATTATGGCAGACAATGCTCGACAAGGGTATCAAACCTGATACGCTAGCATACAATTTTTTGATACATGGTTGCTGCATCGCAGGGGAACTGCTGAAGGCCTTTGAATTGCGGGATGAGATGATAAGACGAGGTATGAAGCCTAGTCAAATTACAGACTATGCTCCCATCCATAGAGCCGAGTTAAAGATTTCGAGTTTGCCTGCTGATACATAGCTAAGATTCGAATTTGTTGTACCATGTGCTTGCTAGGAAAACCAATAGAGCTCCAATGCCGTATtgtagaaatttttttaatcactAACCAAATTGATAAACATTGCAGCAAACTAGATAGTTAACACTGAACCATGTATGTAAAGTTTAAAATAGGAACAGAGTGGTTGTTCAGACCTTCAACTGATATGCACAACCACAACTTAATTGTAACCATTGTTTTATTAAGGTCACTTCATAATTCAGTTTGGCAGAGTGATTAACCTAGTTACTATTTATCAAGTCTTTGagttaatttctatttttgaaactgttcctgaaatttcaaaattttatttttacaacttatttttataacaatatGTCATTTTGCcgagttttattttcattttagtgTTATGTTTCCGTGTAATATACAATTTTAAAGAAGCACAATCTCTGTTTCAGGAACTTCTATGGTTGCAGATCAAACCAATTGTTTTTGCCTTTGAAAATagggcctaattacttaaaaaccacccaccttgaattttttttccatttatatcatgacttaggaaaattttcaattgtaccccattttttatttttatgtttcatctctacctaatgagttaaattgacctattttcttttgaaaaagagtttagattagtcccttcatttttaacctatattatgataaaacattaatgttaattatttatgtattttgtttttaatattttcatctctaaattaattaaattatcaatttttttaattttgggatacaaatgaaatataaaaataaaaaataaggtacaattgaaaattttcctaaatcatggtataaatgaaaaaaagttaaaagatgtatggtttttaagtaattaggccttgaAAATAAAGTGATTTGAGCTGATTTTTTTAAACTGAAATTTTTCAGTTCAATTCAACTTTTACAGTTCAGTTATTACCAAAACAAAAACTAACTGATTTCTTTGTCACAAttacaatcaaaccaaaccaaaaaaataactattttttgATAATATCCAACTGAACCAAACTGAAATTATCGGTTCAATTCAATTCGATTTTCCACACCCTTGTCGTTCAATGATGCGGATGCAGAGTTGATGAACTAATCCCATTAACCCTGGAAGTAAACATGCAGTGGAAATCGATGggaaaaaataaacatttaatttacAATCAAGAAAAAGCATTTCTTCTTTAAAGTAAGAAATGATGAGGCATCATATATTGTGCAAATAACCATAAGAAAGACACACCTTGCATAACTTCGATACAATaacaaatcat
This region of Mercurialis annua linkage group LG1-X, ddMerAnnu1.2, whole genome shotgun sequence genomic DNA includes:
- the LOC126677985 gene encoding putative pentatricopeptide repeat-containing protein At5g59900 isoform X3, producing the protein MKTPHSHSHRHISKLIFYNKPKLFCNFRPSMKIQDNDEKDPDFQFVATLAHILRGKQSWKIALNDPLISKKLQPHHIEKVLMLSLNDSRLALRFFNFLGLHKNFTHSTMSFCILIHSLVNSKLHWPASSLLQTLLVRGLDPREVFEALLNSFKNCKFGSSLGFDLLVQSYVQNKRVFDGVLVFRLMKECNLMPEVRTLSALLNGLLRIRRFNDVLMLFDEIVSADVKPDAYVYTAVIRSLCELKDFDKAKEMIRWMESGECELSVVIYNVLIHGLCKSRRFSEAVAVKNGLVKKGLKADLVTYCTLVIGTCKVQEFEFGVRILDEMIELGFVPSEAAVTALIEGLRSKGRINDAFNLVNNAWRVGVAPNLFVYNSLLNSLCKVGKFEEAELLFKKMGGKGLCANDITYSILIDSFCRRGEMDTAITFLDKMTEARVNFTVYPFNSIINGYCKLRNVNAAKYFFDEMTDKGLTPTVVTYTSLITGYCNEGDFHKAFRLYHEMTGKGIAPNTYTFTAIITGLCRAGMMVEATRLFDEMKERNVMPNEVTYNVMIDGHCTGRVSDAKEFIDELHKGHRKLNEMCYGALLHGYCKEGRLRDAVSSCRDMVARGVDMDLVCYSILIDGTMREHDTRTLFGLLKEMHSHELRPDNVLYTNMIDRHSKVGNVKEALGLWDIMVDEGCVPNIITYTALINGLCKAGFMDKAELLCKEILAGNEAPNHITYGCFLDRLTRDGDMEKAEQLHNAMLKGLSANTVSYNILIRGFCKLGKIREATKLLNGMTDNGIFPDCITYSTIMYEHCKSGNLQLAIELWQTMLDKGIKPDTLAYNFLIHGCCIAGELLKAFELRDEMIRRGMKPSQITDYAPIHRAELKISSLPADT
- the LOC126677985 gene encoding putative pentatricopeptide repeat-containing protein At5g59900 isoform X2, with the protein product MKTPHSHSHRHISKLIFYNKPKLFCNFRPSMKIQDNDEKDPDFQFVATLAHILRGKQSWKIALNDPLISKKLQPHHIEKVLMLSLNDSRLALRFFNFLGLHKNFTHSTMSFCILIHSLVNSKLHWPASSLLQTLLVRGLDPREVFEALLNSFKNCKFGSSLGFDLLVQSYVQNKRVFDGVLVFRLMKECNLMPEVRTLSALLNGLLRIRRFNDVLMLFDEIVSADVKPDAYVYTAVIRSLCELKDFDKAKEMIRWMESGECELSVVIYNVLIHGLCKSRRFSEAVAVKNGLVKKGLKADLVTYCTLVIGTCKVQEFEFGVRILDEMIELGFVPSEAAVTALIEGLRSKGRINDAFNLVNNAWRVGVAPNLFVYNSLLNSLCKVGKFEEAELLFKKMGGKGLCANDITYSILIDSFCRRGEMDTAITFLDKMTEARVNFTVYPFNSIINGYCKLRNVNAAKYFFDEMTDKGLTPTVVTYTSLITGYCNEGDFHKAFRLYHEMTGKGIAPNTYTFTAIITGLCRAGMMVEATRLFDEMKERNVMPNEVTYNVMIDGHCTGGNTFKAFKLLDEMVEKGLVPDTYTYRPLIAGLCSAGRVSDAKEFIDELHKGHRKLNEMCYGALLHGYCKEGRLRDAVSSCRDMVARGVDMDLVCYSILIDGTMREHDTRTLFGLLKEMHSHELRPDNVLYTNMIDRHSKVGNVKEALGLWDIMVDEGCVPNIITYTALINGLCKAGFMDKAELLCKEILAGNEAPNHITYGCFLDRLTRDGDMEKAEQLHNAMLKGLSANTVSYNILIRGFCKLGKIREATKLLNGMTDNGIFPDCITYSTIMYEHCKSGELLKAFELRDEMIRRGMKPSQITDYAPIHRAELKISSLPADT
- the LOC126677985 gene encoding putative pentatricopeptide repeat-containing protein At5g59900 isoform X1, which translates into the protein MKTPHSHSHRHISKLIFYNKPKLFCNFRPSMKIQDNDEKDPDFQFVATLAHILRGKQSWKIALNDPLISKKLQPHHIEKVLMLSLNDSRLALRFFNFLGLHKNFTHSTMSFCILIHSLVNSKLHWPASSLLQTLLVRGLDPREVFEALLNSFKNCKFGSSLGFDLLVQSYVQNKRVFDGVLVFRLMKECNLMPEVRTLSALLNGLLRIRRFNDVLMLFDEIVSADVKPDAYVYTAVIRSLCELKDFDKAKEMIRWMESGECELSVVIYNVLIHGLCKSRRFSEAVAVKNGLVKKGLKADLVTYCTLVIGTCKVQEFEFGVRILDEMIELGFVPSEAAVTALIEGLRSKGRINDAFNLVNNAWRVGVAPNLFVYNSLLNSLCKVGKFEEAELLFKKMGGKGLCANDITYSILIDSFCRRGEMDTAITFLDKMTEARVNFTVYPFNSIINGYCKLRNVNAAKYFFDEMTDKGLTPTVVTYTSLITGYCNEGDFHKAFRLYHEMTGKGIAPNTYTFTAIITGLCRAGMMVEATRLFDEMKERNVMPNEVTYNVMIDGHCTGGNTFKAFKLLDEMVEKGLVPDTYTYRPLIAGLCSAGRVSDAKEFIDELHKGHRKLNEMCYGALLHGYCKEGRLRDAVSSCRDMVARGVDMDLVCYSILIDGTMREHDTRTLFGLLKEMHSHELRPDNVLYTNMIDRHSKVGNVKEALGLWDIMVDEGCVPNIITYTALINGLCKAGFMDKAELLCKEILAGNEAPNHITYGCFLDRLTRDGDMEKAEQLHNAMLKGLSANTVSYNILIRGFCKLGKIREATKLLNGMTDNGIFPDCITYSTIMYEHCKSGNLQLAIELWQTMLDKGIKPDTLAYNFLIHGCCIAGELLKAFELRDEMIRRGMKPSQITDYAPIHRAELKISSLPADT